The Blastomonas fulva genome contains a region encoding:
- a CDS encoding SUF system Fe-S cluster assembly regulator yields MRMSSLADYAVVLMSAAARHCGGMRCNARALATETGLPLPTAQKLVSKLSAAGLIESVRGAGGGFRLSRPPAAITLADIVEAVDGPIEITVCAGDHASDCAMEGSCHVRPHWQIVNRTIRAALSGVTLASLGQHVPTSLGLDPERPEHPLDLKKVGERTST; encoded by the coding sequence ATGCGCATGTCCAGTCTTGCCGATTATGCCGTGGTGCTGATGAGCGCCGCCGCGCGCCATTGCGGCGGAATGCGCTGCAATGCGCGCGCGCTGGCGACCGAGACCGGGCTGCCTTTGCCCACCGCGCAGAAGCTGGTGAGCAAGCTGTCGGCGGCCGGGCTGATCGAATCGGTGCGTGGTGCAGGCGGCGGATTCCGGCTGTCGCGCCCGCCCGCCGCGATCACGCTCGCCGATATCGTCGAGGCGGTCGACGGCCCCATCGAGATCACCGTGTGCGCGGGCGACCACGCCAGCGATTGTGCGATGGAGGGCAGCTGCCATGTCCGTCCGCACTGGCAGATCGTCAACCGCACCATCCGCGCCGCGCTTTCAGGCGTGACCCTCGCCAGCCTCGGCCAACACGTTCCAACGTCTCTTGGCCTCGATCCCGAACGCCCCGAACATCCGCTCGACCTGAAGAAGGTCGGCGAAAGGACCTCAACGTGA
- the sufB gene encoding Fe-S cluster assembly protein SufB: MTDDSTPADTAADTRPRDADAWAAAEKASTYEWGFSSAIEQEMAPKGLTEDTVRYISAKKNEPEWMLDWRLKAFRIWQTLETPDWAKLNVPPIDYQDAYYYAEPKAKPKLGSLDEVDPEILEVYKKLGIPIEEQKVLANVEGARRVAVDAVFDSVSVATTFREELSRAGVIFMSISEAIREYPDLVRKWLGKVVPVRDNYFATLNCAVFSDGTFVYIPEGVRCPMELSTYFRINAENTGQFERTLIIADKGSYVSYLEGCTAPQRDENQLHAAVVELVAMDDAEIKYSTVQNWYPGDAEGKGGIYNFVTKRGLAQGARSKISWTQVETGSAVTWKYPSCVLNGEDSVGEFYSVAVTNNYQQADTGTKMIHNGKGSRSTIVSKGISAGRSNNTYRGLVRVAPGAEGVRNFTQCDSLLLGDQCGAHTVPYIEVRNPSAQIEHEATTSKISDDQLFYAMQRGLSSEDAVALIVNGFAREVLKQLPMEFAVEAQKLLGISLEGSVG; this comes from the coding sequence GTGACCGACGACAGCACCCCTGCAGACACTGCAGCCGACACCAGGCCGCGCGACGCCGATGCCTGGGCGGCGGCGGAAAAGGCGAGCACCTATGAATGGGGCTTCTCGTCCGCGATCGAGCAGGAAATGGCCCCCAAGGGCCTGACCGAGGACACCGTGCGCTATATCAGCGCCAAGAAGAACGAGCCCGAATGGATGCTCGACTGGCGGCTGAAGGCGTTCCGGATCTGGCAGACGCTCGAGACCCCCGACTGGGCCAAGCTCAACGTCCCGCCGATCGATTATCAGGACGCCTATTATTACGCCGAGCCCAAAGCCAAGCCCAAACTGGGTTCGCTCGACGAGGTCGATCCCGAGATCCTCGAGGTCTACAAGAAGCTCGGCATTCCGATCGAGGAACAGAAGGTTCTCGCCAATGTCGAGGGGGCTCGCCGCGTTGCGGTCGATGCGGTGTTCGACAGCGTCTCGGTCGCGACCACCTTCCGCGAGGAATTGAGCCGCGCCGGCGTGATCTTCATGTCGATCAGCGAGGCGATCCGCGAATATCCCGATCTGGTCAGGAAGTGGCTGGGCAAGGTTGTGCCGGTGCGCGACAATTATTTCGCGACGCTCAATTGCGCGGTCTTTTCGGACGGCACCTTCGTCTACATCCCCGAAGGCGTGCGCTGCCCGATGGAGCTTTCTACCTATTTCCGCATCAACGCCGAGAACACCGGCCAGTTCGAGCGCACTTTGATCATCGCCGACAAGGGCAGCTATGTGTCCTATCTCGAAGGCTGCACCGCGCCGCAGCGCGACGAGAACCAACTGCACGCCGCGGTGGTCGAACTGGTCGCGATGGACGATGCCGAGATCAAATACTCGACCGTGCAGAACTGGTACCCAGGCGATGCCGAGGGCAAGGGCGGGATCTACAATTTCGTCACGAAGCGTGGGCTTGCGCAGGGCGCACGCTCCAAGATCAGCTGGACGCAGGTCGAAACCGGCTCTGCGGTGACGTGGAAATACCCGTCGTGCGTTTTGAATGGCGAGGACAGCGTCGGCGAGTTCTATTCGGTCGCGGTGACCAACAATTACCAGCAGGCCGATACCGGCACCAAGATGATCCACAACGGCAAGGGCAGTCGCTCGACCATCGTGTCGAAGGGGATCAGCGCGGGACGCAGCAACAACACCTATCGCGGGCTGGTGCGCGTCGCCCCCGGCGCGGAAGGCGTGCGCAACTTCACCCAGTGCGATTCGCTGCTTCTCGGCGACCAATGCGGCGCGCACACCGTGCCGTATATCGAAGTGCGCAATCCATCCGCGCAGATCGAGCATGAGGCGACGACCAGCAAGATCAGCGATGATCAATTGTTCTACGCGATGCAGCGCGGGCTCTCGTCCGAGGATGCCGTGGCGCTGATCGTCAACGGCTTTGCGCGCGAAGTGCTCAAGCAGCTGCCGATGGAGTTCGCAGTCGAAGCGCAGAAGCTGCTGGGGATTTCGCTGGAAGGCTCGGTCGGTTGA
- a CDS encoding toxin-antitoxin system YwqK family antitoxin, which produces MSGAVDHVEYHRQGTVCAKGQMLDGKFHGYWEWYRKDGSLKRSGHFNRGEQVDIWTTYDADGAPYKTTRMKIVSHAQD; this is translated from the coding sequence GTGAGCGGCGCGGTCGATCATGTCGAATACCATCGCCAAGGCACTGTCTGCGCGAAAGGCCAGATGCTGGATGGGAAATTTCACGGATACTGGGAATGGTATCGCAAGGACGGGTCGCTGAAGCGATCCGGTCATTTCAACCGAGGCGAGCAGGTCGACATATGGACGACCTATGATGCCGACGGTGCCCCCTACAAGACGACCAGGATGAAGATTGTATCCCATGCTCAAGATTGA
- the sufC gene encoding Fe-S cluster assembly ATPase SufC: MLKIENLHAQVGETSILKGLSLTINAGEIHAIMGPNGAGKSTLAYTLGGRPGYEVTEGSATFDGQDLLALEPHERAAAGLFLGFQYPVEIPGVSNLQFLRESLNSQRRARGEEPLSGAEFIKLAKEKAALLKMDMDMLKRPVNVGFSGGEKKRNEMVQMGIIDPKLALLDETDSGLDIDALRIVGEGINTIMRKPDKAVLLITHYQRLLDLVKPDFVHVLAGGRIVRSGGAELALELEEQGYEAVA; this comes from the coding sequence ATGCTCAAGATTGAAAATCTCCACGCCCAAGTCGGCGAAACGTCGATCCTCAAGGGCCTCTCGCTCACCATCAACGCGGGCGAGATCCACGCGATCATGGGGCCGAACGGCGCGGGCAAGTCGACGCTCGCCTATACTTTGGGCGGACGGCCCGGGTACGAGGTGACCGAGGGCTCCGCGACCTTTGACGGCCAGGACCTGCTCGCGCTGGAACCGCATGAGCGCGCGGCTGCCGGCCTGTTCCTCGGCTTCCAGTATCCGGTCGAAATCCCCGGCGTCTCCAACCTGCAGTTCCTGCGCGAAAGCCTCAACTCGCAGCGCCGGGCGCGTGGTGAGGAGCCATTGTCGGGCGCCGAGTTCATCAAGCTCGCCAAGGAGAAGGCGGCATTGCTCAAGATGGACATGGACATGCTCAAGCGGCCGGTGAACGTCGGCTTTTCGGGCGGCGAGAAGAAGCGCAACGAGATGGTGCAGATGGGGATCATCGACCCCAAGCTCGCCCTGCTCGACGAGACCGACTCCGGGCTCGACATCGACGCGTTGCGCATCGTCGGCGAGGGCATCAACACCATCATGCGCAAGCCGGATAAAGCCGTGCTGCTGATCACCCACTATCAGCGGCTGCTCGATCTCGTGAAGCCCGATTTCGTCCACGTCCTCGCCGGTGGCCGCATCGTCCGCAGCGGCGGCGCCGAACTGGCGCTCGAGCTCGAAGAACAGGGATATGAGGCAGTTGCATGA
- a CDS encoding DUF7010 family protein, which produces MSDMRALPLAQLQRDYLADSTAGMPIAGLITWSALAVASWRMGDAMPAWVAFTAAAAPFPLSILIDKLRGAPGLSTQSNKNPLTQLFMQFIFVIALIIPFVIFAAQASSSIALLILGLAILAGMIWVPHGWAADDRAGMIHFGLRAVLCYSAYLFVPEPNTGAAIAGAAALTYVYAIWAMKKPESVK; this is translated from the coding sequence ATGAGTGACATGCGCGCCTTGCCGCTCGCACAGTTGCAGCGAGATTATCTTGCGGACAGCACCGCGGGCATGCCGATCGCTGGGCTGATCACATGGTCTGCCCTGGCTGTCGCAAGCTGGCGGATGGGCGATGCGATGCCTGCATGGGTCGCGTTTACCGCAGCAGCAGCACCGTTCCCTTTGTCGATCCTTATCGACAAGCTGCGCGGTGCGCCGGGGCTGAGCACGCAATCGAACAAGAACCCGCTCACCCAACTGTTCATGCAGTTCATCTTCGTGATCGCGCTAATCATTCCCTTCGTGATTTTCGCCGCCCAGGCATCCTCGTCGATCGCGCTGCTGATCCTGGGGCTGGCAATCCTTGCCGGCATGATCTGGGTCCCGCATGGCTGGGCAGCGGATGACCGCGCGGGGATGATCCATTTCGGTTTGCGCGCGGTGCTTTGCTATTCGGCCTATCTGTTCGTGCCCGAGCCGAACACGGGGGCAGCGATCGCTGGTGCTGCGGCGCTGACCTATGTCTATGCCATCTGGGCGATGAAGAAGCCGGAGTCGGTGAAATGA
- a CDS encoding SufD family Fe-S cluster assembly protein: protein MSNVIPLPTRKDEAWRYADLDALARVWGDVPQGPERITVPAGETLARQIVLPVAMSGVSITDLDVVIEAGATFALHLLATDADYGRMSVNVLLHEGAHFEMGGAILGHADQTLEIVTQVNHAHPNATSNQVVRSVLAGHATGSFLGKVAVARHAQKTDASQSVKAMLLDRTATANAKPELEIYADDVKCAHGATVGELDKAALFYMAARGLPPSIARKLMLQAFIADAFVSLEDDAAREAIETRALAALEGLA from the coding sequence ATGAGCAACGTCATCCCGCTCCCCACCCGCAAGGACGAGGCCTGGCGTTATGCCGATCTCGATGCGCTCGCGCGTGTCTGGGGCGATGTGCCGCAGGGGCCCGAGCGGATCACTGTCCCGGCCGGTGAAACGCTGGCGCGGCAGATCGTGCTGCCGGTCGCGATGTCGGGCGTGTCGATCACCGATCTCGACGTCGTGATCGAAGCAGGCGCGACCTTCGCGCTGCACTTGCTCGCCACCGACGCCGATTACGGGCGGATGAGCGTCAATGTGCTGCTGCACGAAGGCGCACATTTCGAGATGGGCGGCGCGATCCTCGGCCATGCCGATCAGACGCTCGAGATCGTCACGCAGGTCAACCATGCGCACCCCAATGCGACCAGCAACCAAGTGGTGCGCAGCGTGCTTGCAGGCCATGCCACCGGATCGTTTCTGGGCAAGGTCGCGGTCGCGCGGCATGCGCAGAAGACCGATGCCTCGCAGTCGGTCAAGGCGATGCTGCTCGATCGCACCGCGACCGCCAATGCCAAGCCCGAGCTCGAAATCTACGCCGATGATGTGAAATGCGCGCACGGCGCGACCGTGGGCGAGCTCGACAAGGCGGCCTTGTTCTACATGGCCGCGCGCGGTCTGCCGCCGAGCATCGCGCGCAAGCTGATGCTGCAGGCGTTCATCGCCGATGCTTTCGTGTCGCTGGAAGACGATGCCGCACGCGAGGCGATCGAGACGCGCGCGCTCGCCGCGCTGGAGGGTCTGGCGTGA
- a CDS encoding cysteine desulfurase, giving the protein MATLAPARLLDHRADFPGLVTADGAPWHYLDTAATAQKPRAVIDAIARAYGPDYATVHRGVYARSADMTIAYENARSKAARFIGGREEETVFVRGATEGINLVAHSWGMANLKPGDRIMLSQLEHHSNIVPWQLVAERTGAEIDVAPLTEDGRIDLDALASMLTERHKMVALAHVSNVLGSVLDARRAADIAHSVGALLLLDGCQAVPRLPVDVAALDCDFYVYSAHKLYGPTGIGVLWGRAALLEAMPPWQGGGAMIDRVTFARTTFAPPPQRFEAGTPHIAGAVGLAAAIDYVEAIGVEAIHAHECALVAEAQEALAGINAIQVFGPKDSAGILSFAMQGVHPHDIGTILDEANVAIRAGHHCAQPLMDHLGVPATARASFGVYSNSDDVEALVRGLDRVRRIFG; this is encoded by the coding sequence ATGGCCACGCTCGCACCCGCCCGCCTGCTTGACCACCGCGCCGACTTTCCTGGGCTCGTCACCGCCGATGGCGCGCCCTGGCATTATCTCGATACCGCCGCGACCGCGCAGAAGCCGCGCGCGGTGATCGATGCGATCGCAAGGGCCTATGGGCCGGATTACGCGACCGTTCATCGCGGCGTCTATGCGCGCTCGGCGGACATGACGATCGCCTATGAAAATGCGCGGTCCAAGGCGGCGCGCTTCATCGGTGGCCGCGAAGAGGAAACCGTGTTCGTGCGTGGTGCGACCGAGGGGATCAACCTTGTCGCGCATAGCTGGGGCATGGCCAACCTCAAGCCCGGCGACCGGATCATGCTGAGCCAGCTCGAGCATCACAGCAACATCGTGCCGTGGCAGCTGGTGGCAGAGCGCACCGGGGCCGAGATCGATGTCGCGCCGCTGACCGAGGATGGCCGGATCGATCTTGACGCGCTCGCATCGATGCTCACCGAGCGGCACAAGATGGTTGCGCTGGCGCATGTCTCGAACGTGCTGGGCAGCGTGCTCGATGCGCGGCGCGCGGCGGACATCGCGCACTCAGTGGGCGCGCTGCTGCTGCTCGATGGCTGCCAGGCGGTGCCGCGGCTGCCGGTCGATGTCGCCGCACTCGATTGCGATTTCTATGTCTACTCCGCGCACAAGCTTTACGGCCCAACCGGCATCGGCGTTCTGTGGGGCAGGGCGGCTTTGCTTGAGGCGATGCCGCCATGGCAGGGCGGCGGTGCGATGATCGACCGGGTCACCTTCGCGCGCACCACCTTCGCCCCGCCGCCGCAGCGGTTTGAGGCGGGAACCCCGCATATCGCGGGCGCGGTGGGTCTGGCGGCCGCGATCGATTATGTCGAGGCGATCGGAGTGGAGGCGATTCACGCGCATGAGTGCGCACTGGTCGCCGAGGCGCAGGAGGCGCTGGCGGGCATCAACGCGATCCAGGTCTTCGGGCCAAAGGACAGTGCGGGCATCCTCTCGTTCGCGATGCAGGGGGTGCATCCACACGACATCGGTACCATATTGGATGAAGCCAACGTCGCGATCCGCGCCGGGCACCATTGCGCCCAGCCGCTGATGGACCATCTGGGCGTGCCAGCCACCGCGCGCGCGAGCTTCGGCGTGTACAGCAACAGCGACGATGTCGAGGCTCTGGTGCGCGGGCTGGACCGGGTGCGCAGGATTTTCGGGTGA
- a CDS encoding SUF system Fe-S cluster assembly protein, whose amino-acid sequence MDETGKIMAQQVDAVDKPPKARVDMAIDTTGPESAGERYRRKRDYLDGFLSEKPTGVAPTEPGGEVYEAVIEALKGIYDPEIPVNIYDLGLIYGVEVSDGHAIISMTLTTPNCPVAESMPGEIELTVGSVPGVGHAEVNLVWDPPWDPGKMSDEAKLEMGML is encoded by the coding sequence ATGGACGAGACAGGAAAGATCATGGCACAGCAAGTGGATGCGGTAGACAAGCCGCCCAAGGCGCGCGTCGACATGGCGATCGACACCACCGGGCCCGAGAGCGCGGGCGAACGCTATCGCCGCAAGCGCGATTATCTTGACGGGTTCCTCAGTGAAAAGCCCACCGGCGTCGCACCGACCGAACCGGGCGGCGAAGTCTATGAGGCCGTGATCGAGGCGCTCAAGGGCATTTATGATCCCGAAATCCCGGTGAACATCTACGATCTGGGGCTGATCTACGGCGTCGAGGTCAGCGATGGCCATGCCATCATCAGCATGACGCTGACCACGCCGAACTGTCCGGTGGCAGAATCGATGCCTGGTGAGATCGAACTCACGGTGGGCTCGGTTCCGGGCGTCGGCCATGCCGAGGTCAATCTGGTCTGGGACCCGCCCTGGGATCCGGGCAAGATGTCCGACGAGGCCAAGCTTGAAATGGGAATGCTATGA
- a CDS encoding HesB/IscA family protein has translation MTTTTRTRPAALTLTPSAEARIAHLMQTAPEGAIGVKLSTPRRGCSGLAYSVDYVTEEVKFDEKIETPGGLFYVDGGSILYLIGSVMDWVEDDFTAGFVFANPNAKGACGCGESFTV, from the coding sequence ATGACCACCACAACCCGCACCCGTCCTGCCGCGTTGACGCTCACCCCGTCGGCCGAGGCACGGATCGCGCATCTGATGCAGACCGCGCCCGAAGGCGCGATCGGGGTCAAATTGTCGACCCCGCGCCGGGGATGCTCGGGGCTTGCCTATTCGGTCGATTACGTCACCGAAGAAGTGAAGTTCGACGAGAAGATCGAGACCCCGGGCGGGCTTTTCTATGTCGACGGCGGGTCGATCCTGTATCTGATCGGATCGGTGATGGACTGGGTCGAGGACGATTTCACCGCCGGCTTCGTGTTCGCCAACCCCAATGCCAAGGGCGCTTGCGGCTGCGGCGAGAGCTTTACCGTCTGA
- the ribB gene encoding 3,4-dihydroxy-2-butanone-4-phosphate synthase: MSAQLIERIVEIIEAGQESRAGLARAAGLHANSLRKLGEPDWNPTADTLGKLERYLSRDPAGVMASAEEIINEARNGRMYILVDDEDRENEGDLIIPAQMATPDAINFMAKYGRGLICLALTRDRVEQLGLNLMSRHNGTRHETAFTVSIEARTGVTTGISAADRSRTVTVAIDAAKGPEEIVTPGHVFPLMARDGGVLVRAGHTEAAVDVSRLAGLNPSGVICEIMNDDGTMARLDDLIEFAHIHGMKIGTIRDLIAYRRRHDHLVEKRAEVRFTSEFGGEWKAIVFYNKAEKTEQTVLQKGHVDPDKPTLVRMHVLNPFADIFGETGARTGLLERAMEIIGAEGSGLVVLLNRHGTNSLSQAIRLKSGEAVADMEELRDYGIGAQILTEMGVQDMELLTNSHHSLVGLDGYGLSIVGERPITPQA, encoded by the coding sequence ATGTCAGCACAGCTTATCGAACGTATCGTTGAAATCATCGAAGCCGGTCAGGAAAGCCGCGCAGGCCTCGCCCGCGCAGCCGGGCTGCACGCCAATTCGCTGCGCAAGCTGGGCGAGCCCGACTGGAACCCCACCGCCGATACCCTGGGCAAGCTGGAACGCTATCTGTCGCGCGACCCCGCCGGCGTGATGGCTTCCGCTGAAGAGATCATCAACGAAGCGCGCAACGGCCGCATGTACATCCTGGTCGATGACGAGGACCGCGAGAACGAGGGCGACCTGATCATCCCCGCGCAGATGGCGACTCCCGACGCAATCAACTTCATGGCCAAATACGGCCGCGGCCTGATCTGCCTGGCGTTGACCAGGGACCGGGTCGAGCAGCTCGGCCTCAACCTGATGTCACGGCACAACGGCACACGGCACGAAACCGCGTTCACCGTCTCGATCGAGGCGCGCACCGGCGTGACTACCGGGATCAGCGCCGCGGACCGCTCGCGCACGGTCACCGTTGCGATCGATGCCGCCAAGGGCCCCGAAGAGATCGTCACTCCCGGCCATGTCTTTCCGCTGATGGCGCGCGATGGCGGCGTGCTGGTGCGCGCCGGGCACACCGAGGCTGCGGTCGATGTCTCGCGCCTCGCGGGGCTCAACCCCTCGGGCGTGATCTGCGAGATCATGAACGACGACGGCACCATGGCGCGGCTCGACGACCTGATCGAGTTCGCGCACATCCACGGCATGAAGATCGGCACGATCCGCGATCTGATCGCCTATCGCCGCCGCCACGACCATCTCGTCGAAAAGCGCGCCGAGGTCCGCTTCACCAGCGAATTCGGCGGTGAGTGGAAGGCGATCGTCTTCTACAACAAAGCCGAGAAGACCGAGCAGACCGTGCTGCAGAAGGGCCATGTCGACCCCGACAAGCCGACGCTGGTGCGCATGCACGTGCTCAACCCGTTTGCCGATATCTTCGGCGAGACCGGCGCGCGGACCGGACTGCTCGAACGCGCGATGGAAATCATCGGGGCGGAAGGCTCGGGGCTGGTGGTGCTGCTCAACCGCCACGGGACCAACAGCCTCAGCCAGGCGATCCGGCTCAAGTCCGGCGAAGCGGTCGCCGACATGGAAGAACTGCGCGATTATGGCATCGGCGCGCAGATCCTCACCGAAATGGGGGTGCAGGACATGGAACTGCTCACCAACTCGCATCACAGCCTGGTCGGGCTGGATGGCTATGGCCTGTCGATCGTCGGCGAGCGACCGATCACGCCGCAAGCATGA
- a CDS encoding riboflavin synthase: MFTGIITDIGTIDHVEQRGDLHARIRCSYDMGSVAIGASIACSGACLTVTSKGDDWFTVDISAETVSKTSAGRWEAGTRLNLERALKIGDELGGHIVTGHVDGMGTVVARESEGDSIRFTIAAPHALAPYIAAKGSITVEGVSLTVNSHSDQSDGSVHFGLNIIPHTWEMTTLGALQPGDPVNLEIDVLARYLMRMNEVNAAKSTAM; encoded by the coding sequence ATGTTCACAGGCATCATCACCGATATCGGCACCATCGACCATGTCGAGCAGCGCGGCGACCTGCACGCGCGCATCCGCTGCAGCTATGACATGGGCAGCGTCGCGATCGGCGCCTCGATCGCCTGCTCGGGCGCGTGCCTGACCGTAACCTCCAAGGGCGACGACTGGTTCACCGTCGATATCAGCGCCGAGACGGTCAGCAAGACCAGCGCGGGACGCTGGGAGGCTGGCACCCGGCTGAACCTGGAGCGCGCGCTGAAGATCGGCGACGAGCTGGGCGGGCACATCGTCACCGGGCATGTCGACGGCATGGGGACCGTTGTGGCGCGCGAATCCGAAGGCGATTCGATCCGCTTCACCATTGCCGCGCCGCATGCGCTGGCGCCCTATATTGCCGCCAAGGGGTCGATCACCGTCGAGGGCGTGTCGCTGACGGTGAATTCGCATTCAGACCAGAGCGACGGCAGCGTCCATTTCGGGCTCAATATCATCCCGCATACCTGGGAGATGACCACCTTGGGCGCGCTGCAGCCGGGCGATCCGGTCAATCTGGAGATCGACGTGCTTGCGCGCTATCTGATGCGGATGAACGAGGTGAATGCGGCAAAATCCACTGCAATGTGA
- the ribD gene encoding bifunctional diaminohydroxyphosphoribosylaminopyrimidine deaminase/5-amino-6-(5-phosphoribosylamino)uracil reductase RibD, translating to MQAAIALALRGRALSSPNPAVGCILVRDGRVIGRGWTLAGGRPHAEAMALDTAGEAAYGATAYVTLEPCAHQSQRGPACADLLIAAGVARVVIGTQDPDPRTNGEGIARLEAAGIAVQSGIAEAAARASLAGFITRQTQRRPFVTLKLATSLDGQIALADGSSQWITGPQARAHTHVERAHHDAILVGGGTMRADAPRLDVRLKGLEARSPRRVLLSRMGDAPTGWTAIASPHDIGSLEGCDWLMVEGGAETAAAFLAIDSVDRLLLYRAPVVIGRGKAALGDIGLEQLSDAHGRWQLEDTRLLGKDRVESYQRIR from the coding sequence ATGCAGGCAGCCATCGCGCTGGCGCTGCGCGGAAGGGCGCTGTCCAGCCCCAACCCCGCAGTCGGCTGCATCCTGGTGCGCGATGGCCGCGTGATCGGGCGCGGTTGGACGCTGGCGGGTGGGAGGCCGCATGCCGAGGCAATGGCGCTCGATACAGCTGGCGAGGCAGCGTACGGCGCCACCGCCTATGTCACGCTCGAGCCCTGCGCGCACCAGAGCCAGCGCGGCCCGGCCTGCGCGGATCTTCTGATCGCAGCAGGCGTGGCGCGCGTCGTGATCGGCACACAGGACCCCGACCCCCGCACCAATGGCGAAGGCATCGCCCGGCTGGAGGCTGCAGGGATCGCCGTGCAATCGGGCATCGCCGAAGCTGCCGCGCGTGCCAGCCTGGCAGGCTTCATCACGCGGCAGACGCAGCGCCGCCCTTTCGTAACGCTCAAGCTCGCCACCTCGCTCGATGGCCAGATCGCGCTTGCCGACGGATCGAGCCAGTGGATCACCGGACCGCAGGCGCGTGCGCACACCCATGTCGAGCGCGCGCATCATGATGCAATCCTTGTCGGCGGCGGCACCATGCGCGCCGATGCACCCCGGCTGGATGTGCGGCTCAAAGGGCTCGAGGCACGCTCCCCGCGCCGCGTGCTGCTCAGCCGGATGGGCGATGCTCCGACGGGATGGACCGCGATTGCTTCGCCGCATGACATCGGTTCGCTCGAAGGCTGTGACTGGCTGATGGTCGAGGGCGGCGCGGAAACCGCCGCTGCGTTCCTGGCCATCGACAGCGTCGACCGGCTGCTGCTGTATCGTGCCCCAGTGGTGATCGGGCGCGGCAAGGCGGCGCTGGGCGATATAGGGCTGGAGCAGCTTTCCGACGCGCATGGCCGATGGCAGCTCGAGGACACGCGGCTGCTTGGCAAGGACCGCGTGGAAAGCTACCAGCGGATACGCTGA